A genome region from Erigeron canadensis isolate Cc75 chromosome 3, C_canadensis_v1, whole genome shotgun sequence includes the following:
- the LOC122593139 gene encoding phytosulfokine receptor 2, with translation MGFINWVFLFGFLLSSFLSVESTLGQTCHPDDLLALKEFAASFKNESVLTSWSSDGNCCHWDGVICESEAKNMSKVSTRVTMLRLSAKGLKGVISSSISRLENLKSLDFSFNELKGELPKNLSNLKNLEFFNVSNNYLSGELLGVGEFPNLIAFNLSNNSFSGEFNSQICSKNLQFLDLSMNHLTGNLEGFKNCGKSIQELRLDSNSFTGDLPEFVYSFSSLKHLSLASNNFSGQLSTKLSKLSNLESLVISGNQFVGPLPNVFGNLTHLEQLNAHSNSFLGELPSTIEACSRLKILDLRNNSLSGTLGIDFSKLTNLCILDFGSNHFNGLLPSSLSKCHDLRILNLAKNKLYGEVPVSYTNLSNLSYLSFSGNGITNLPHAISVLQKCKNLSTLILTKNFHGEELPVSVNGFDQLMVLAIANCALKGQIPNWLLGCPKLEVLDLSWNHLDGAIPSWIGQMERLFYLDISNNSLSGPLPKSLTELKSLVSLNFSSSILGSATGIPLYVKRNDSVKGLQYNQVLSFPPSLYLSHNKINGTILPEVGKLIQLHVLDLSNNNLSGTIPSTISEMGNLEVLDLSSNNLHGSIPASLNKLSFLSMFRVANNHLEGPIPTGTQFSGFPSSSFEGNSGLCGESLSPCSVNTVPPIRSNSSRKLGRNSIFGIVLGVGAGIAILLTIIIIKMSRRKHGQLIGDLEDETDNRTNGLSGVFNASKLVLFPTSGCKDLTVTDVVEATNNFSQSNIIGCGGFGLVYKANLPNGSKAAIKRLSGDCGQMDREFHAEVEALSRAQHKNLVSLKGYCKYGNDRLLIYSYMENGSLDYWLHERVDEEPPLKWRTRLKIAKGAAQGLAYLHNESKIIHRDIKTSNILLDERFKAHLADFGLSRLLCPYDTHVTTDLVGTLGYIPPEYGQTLSATFKGDVYSFGVVLLELITARRPVEVGKGKNCRDLVSWVFQMKLESRYAEIFDLLIWDKSCETQMLEVLGIACKCLDQDPRRRPSIDQVVLWLDGVAELGHNHSRSR, from the coding sequence ATGGGTTTTATCAATTGGgtatttttgtttggttttcttTTGAGCTCATTTTTGAGTGTTGAATCAACCTTAGGCCAAACTTGTCATCCAGATGATTTGTTAGCTTTAAAGGAATTTGCTGCAAGTTTCAAAAATGAGTCAGTACTTACATCTTGGTCAAGTGATGGCAATTGTTGTCATTGGGATGGTGTTATTTGTGAAAGTGAGGCCAAAAATATGTCAAAAGTGTCAACTAGAGTGACAATGTTGAGGTTGTCTGCAAAAGGTCTAAAGGGAGTCATTTCGAGTTCGATATCTCGTTTAGAGAATTTGAAGTCTCTTGATTTttcctttaatgaattaaaaggaGAATTGCCAAAAAATTtgtcaaatttgaaaaatcttgaatttttCAATGTGTCAAATAATTATCTGAGTGGGGAGTTGTTAGGGGTTGGGGAATTCCCCAATCTGATTGCATTCAACTTGAGCAACAATTCGTTTTCGGGTGAATTTAATTCACAAATTTGCTCCAAGAACCTTCAGTTTCTTGATTTATCAATGAATCATCTTACTGGCAATCTTGAAGGCTTTAAGAACTGTGGCAAGTCTATTCAAGAACTGCGTCTTGATTCGAATTCATTTACGGGTGATCTCCCTGAGTTTGTGTACTCATTTTCATCCCTGAAACATCTGTCTCTTGCTTCCAACAACTTCTCGGGCCAGCTAAGCACGAAACTCAGTAAGCTTTCGAATCTCGAATCATTAGTTATATCTGGGAATCAATTTGTTGGTCCACTGCCTAATGTATTTGGGAACTTAACACATTTAGAACAGCTTAATGCACACTCAAATTCATTCTTAGGAGAATTACCTTCCACTATAGAAGCATGCTCTAGGCTAAAGATACTTGATCTTCGTAACAATTCGTTATCGGGTACCTTAGGTATCGATTTCTCCAAGTTGACTAATTTGTGCATCCTTGATTTTGGTAGTAATCATTTTAATGGTTTATTGCCAAGCTCACTTTCTAAGTGCCATGATCTGAGAATCTTGAACCTTGCCAAAAACAAATTATATGGTGAAGTTCCTGTTAGCTACACAAACCTTTCCAACCTTTCGTATCTTTCTTTTTCTGGCAATGGGATCACTAATTTACCACATGCTATATCGGTTTTACAAAAGTGCAAGAATCTCAGCACTCTTATTCTCACCAAAAACTTCCATGGGGAAGAACTTCCTGTCAGTGTGAACGGGTTTGACCAATTAATGGTCTTGGCAATTGCAAATTGTGCTCTGAAAGGTCAAATCCCAAATTGGTTACTTGGTTGTCCAAAACTAGAAGTTCTCGACTTGTCTTGGAATCACTTGGACGGTGCCATCCCTTCTTGGATTGGTCAAATGGAGAGGCTCTTTTACTTGGATATCTCGAACAATTCACTTAGTGGTCCACTACCTAAAAGTTTGACCGAATTGAAGAGCCTCGTTTCTTTGAACTTTAGTTCTTCAATTCTTGGATCAGCTACTGGAATCCCATTGTACGTCAAGAGAAATGATAGTGTTAAAGGTCTTCAGTACAATCAAGTTTTGAGCTTTCCTCCATCACTATATCTCAGCCACAACAAAATAAATGGGACGATTTTACCAGAAGTTGGGAAGTTAATACAGCTTCATGTGTTAGATTTAAGCAACAACAACTTGTCTGGGACAATCCCGAGCACGATTTCAGAGATGGGAAACTTAGAAGTTCTTGATTTGTCATCAAACAATCTTCATGGATCGATCCCAGCTTCACTGAACAAGCTCTCCTTTCTTTCAATGTTCCGTGTTGCTAATAATCACTTGGAGGGTCCTATCCCTACAGGAACTCAGTTCTCAGGATTCCCGAGCTCGAGTTTTGAAGGAAATTCTGGACTTTGTGGGGAATCCCTTTCTCCTTGCAGTGTGAATACAGTTCCACCTATACGATCCAATTCCAGTAGAAAATTGGGACGGAACAGTATATTTGGAATCGTACTTGGTGTTGGAGCTGGAATTGCAATTTTGCTAACaatcataatcataaaaatgtCGAGAAGGAAACATGGGCAACTAATTGGGGATTTGGAGGATGAGACTGATAacaggacaaatggattgtctggTGTGTTTAATGCTTCAAAGCTGGTTCTTTTCCCGACATCTGGTTGCAAGGATCTCACGGTTACAGACGTAGTAGAAGCAACGAATAATTTCAGTCAATCTAACATAATTGGATGCGGTGGATTCGGCCTCGTTTACAAAGCCAATCTtccaaatgggtcaaaagcaGCTATCAAGAGACTCTCAGGTGATTGTGGGCAAATGGACCGAGAATTTCATGCTGAAGTAGAAGCCCTTTCGAGAGCCCAACACAAGAACCTGGTTTCGCTTAAAGGGTATTGCAAGTATGGCAATGACAGACTATTGATCTACTCTTACATGGAAAACGGAAGTTTGGATTATTGGCTGCATGAACGGGTTGATGAAGAACCACCATTGAAATGGCGAACAAGGTTGAAGATAGCAAAAGGAGCTGCGCAGGGATTAGCATATTTACATAATGAGTCCAAAATAATCCACCGTGACATCAAAACAAGCAATATCCTACTTGATGAGAGATTCAAGGCTCATTTAGCTGATTTTGGGCTCTCAAGATTGTTATGCCCATATGACACACATGTAACTACTGATTTAGTAGGAACGTTGGGGTACATTCCACCCGAATACGGTCAGACACTTTCTGCAACTTTTAAGGGTGATGTTTACAGCTTTGGTGTTGTTCTTCTTGAACTCATTACAGCCAGACGACCAGTTGAAGTTGGTAAGGGGAAGAACTGCAGGGATTTGGTTTCATGGGTGTTCCAGATGAAACTCGAAAGTAGATATGCTgaaatatttgatttattgatatGGGATAAAAGTTGTGAGACTCAAATGCTGGAAGTTTTGGGCATAGCTTGCAAATGTTTGGATCAGGATCCTAGAAGGAGACCTTCGATTGACCAGGTTGTGTTATGGCTCGATGGGGTTGCAGAACTAGGCCATAACCATAGCCGCAGCAGGTGA